Proteins from a single region of Leptotrichia trevisanii DSM 22070:
- a CDS encoding type B 50S ribosomal protein L31, with protein MKKDLHPSYGFVVFEDTSNGEKFLGKSTKTSKETTTFEGQEYPVIKVATSSTSHPFYTGKSKFVDETGRVDKFKKKYNL; from the coding sequence ATGAAAAAAGATTTACATCCATCATACGGATTTGTAGTATTTGAAGATACAAGTAACGGAGAAAAATTCTTAGGAAAATCAACTAAAACTTCTAAAGAAACAACAACTTTTGAAGGGCAGGAATACCCAGTAATAAAAGTTGCAACAAGTTCAACTTCTCACCCATTCTATACTGGAAAATCTAAATTTGTTGATGAAACTGGAAGAGTTGATAAATTTAAGAAAAAATACAACTTATAA
- the rlmB gene encoding 23S rRNA (guanosine(2251)-2'-O)-methyltransferase RlmB: MEKIIGINPVIEVLKSDKNIEKLEVYKKIKKETIKEILNLACRRNIKIFYTDRRTENSQGVVALVSEFDYYVDFTAFLEKLLKKEKSIVVVLDQVQDPRNFGAIIRSAECFGVDGIIIQDRNSVKVTETVVKSSTGAIEHVDIVKVTNISDTIDKLKKYGYTVYGAEADGQNHYYEENYPEKACLVLGSEGNGMRKKVKEHCDKIVKIHLKGEINSLNVSVAGGIILAEMSK; encoded by the coding sequence ATGGAGAAGATAATAGGGATAAATCCAGTGATTGAAGTGTTGAAATCGGATAAAAATATTGAGAAACTGGAGGTTTATAAGAAAATAAAAAAGGAAACAATTAAGGAAATATTGAATCTGGCATGTAGAAGGAATATAAAGATTTTTTATACAGATAGACGGACTGAAAATTCACAGGGAGTTGTGGCACTTGTTTCAGAATTCGATTATTATGTTGATTTTACTGCATTTTTGGAAAAACTTTTGAAAAAGGAAAAATCTATAGTTGTTGTGCTGGATCAGGTTCAGGATCCGAGAAATTTTGGAGCGATTATAAGAAGTGCGGAGTGTTTTGGAGTGGATGGGATTATTATTCAGGACAGAAACAGCGTGAAAGTTACGGAAACAGTTGTAAAATCATCGACAGGAGCGATCGAGCATGTGGATATTGTAAAAGTTACAAATATTTCTGATACGATTGACAAATTGAAAAAATATGGATATACAGTTTATGGTGCAGAAGCTGATGGACAGAATCATTACTATGAGGAAAATTATCCAGAAAAAGCATGCCTTGTGCTTGGAAGCGAAGGGAATGGAATGCGGAAAAAAGTGAAGGAACATTGTGACAAAATTGTAAAAATACACTTGAAGGGGGAAATAAACTCGCTGAATGTATCTGTGGCTGGGGGAATAATATTGGCGGAGATGTCAAAGTAG
- a CDS encoding glycoside hydrolase family 57 protein: MNGYLSLVLHAHLPYVRHPEYKEFLEEDWLYEAITETYVPLLEMFENLTRDNIPWNMTITMSGTLVNMMNDSLLRERYIHHIDKLIEFCEKEVERLSPYPDMLNVAKHNLWFNTRAKQVFEEKYNRDLVGAFRKFQDQGNLEIIPVTATHGFLPVMKDYPEAVNAQVFMAKKDYIKNFGREPKGIWLAECAYYPGQDKYLEKHGIRYFLVDAHGIMHSDPRPVYGIYSPVYTKNYVAAFARDLESSEQVWSSESGYPGDGLYREFHKDAGYELDYELVKPYLHSDGVRRNIGVKYHAITDKKGTYKAVYNPEAAAARAKEHAYNFVFNRSKQIEFLASKMKYRKPIVVSPYDAELYGHWWYEGPIFLEWVFRATAESNFSTITPYKYLELYPTNQIVDVSMSSWGANGYYDVWIDGSNDYAYRHLHKAAQKMIELANGREPYNELEYRALNQAARELLMAQTSCWEFIMYTGTMVGYAHKKISDHVHRLFKIYEDFKNGRLDEGWINEIESRDNIFPEIEYRMYRSDWL; this comes from the coding sequence ATGAATGGATATTTGAGTCTTGTCTTGCATGCACATTTACCATATGTGAGACACCCAGAATATAAAGAATTTTTAGAAGAAGATTGGTTATATGAAGCGATTACAGAAACGTATGTTCCTCTACTAGAAATGTTTGAAAATCTGACAAGGGATAACATTCCTTGGAATATGACAATCACAATGTCTGGGACACTTGTGAATATGATGAATGACAGTTTATTACGTGAAAGATATATTCATCATATAGATAAATTGATTGAATTTTGTGAGAAAGAAGTGGAAAGACTTAGTCCATATCCTGATATGTTAAATGTTGCAAAACATAACTTATGGTTCAACACAAGAGCAAAACAAGTATTTGAAGAAAAATACAACAGAGATTTAGTGGGGGCATTTAGAAAATTCCAAGATCAGGGGAATTTGGAAATTATTCCAGTTACTGCGACACACGGATTTCTGCCAGTTATGAAAGATTATCCAGAAGCAGTAAATGCTCAAGTCTTTATGGCTAAAAAAGATTACATCAAAAACTTTGGAAGAGAACCAAAAGGAATCTGGCTAGCAGAATGTGCTTATTATCCAGGACAAGATAAATATTTGGAAAAACATGGGATAAGATACTTTTTAGTTGATGCACATGGAATTATGCACAGTGATCCACGTCCAGTTTATGGTATTTATTCGCCAGTCTATACAAAAAACTATGTAGCGGCATTTGCCAGAGATCTGGAATCTTCTGAACAAGTTTGGAGTTCTGAGTCTGGTTATCCGGGAGACGGACTTTATCGTGAGTTTCACAAGGATGCTGGATATGAGCTGGATTATGAGCTTGTAAAACCATATTTACATAGTGATGGAGTACGAAGAAATATCGGAGTAAAATATCACGCAATAACTGACAAAAAAGGAACTTATAAAGCAGTTTACAATCCAGAAGCAGCAGCAGCCAGAGCTAAAGAACACGCTTACAACTTTGTCTTCAACCGTTCAAAACAAATAGAATTTTTGGCTTCAAAAATGAAATACAGAAAACCAATTGTAGTATCGCCATATGATGCTGAATTATACGGACACTGGTGGTATGAAGGGCCAATATTCCTAGAGTGGGTATTCAGAGCAACAGCAGAATCTAATTTTTCTACAATAACACCATACAAATATTTAGAACTATATCCGACAAATCAAATAGTTGACGTAAGCATGTCAAGCTGGGGAGCAAATGGTTATTATGATGTTTGGATAGATGGCTCAAATGACTATGCCTACAGACATTTACATAAAGCCGCACAAAAAATGATAGAACTAGCAAACGGAAGAGAACCATACAATGAATTAGAATACAGAGCATTAAATCAAGCCGCAAGAGAATTATTAATGGCACAGACTTCCTGCTGGGAATTTATAATGTACACGGGAACAATGGTTGGTTATGCTCACAAAAAAATAAGTGATCACGTTCATAGATTATTCAAAATTTACGAAGATTTTAAAAACGGAAGATTAGATGAAGGATGGATAAATGAAATCGAAAGCAGAGATAATATCTTTCCTGAAATTGAATATAGAATGTATAGAAGTGATTGGTTATAA
- a CDS encoding diacylglycerol/lipid kinase family protein: MKKLKKAILVYNPKSGNANTILNNFDLITTKLLEKEITLTLYSINEDYDLFTKILQNEKYDILILSGGDGTLSRCLSELYCKNIEFPEVAIFPTGTSNDFAKALKIEENIENWIEKITKKTAKNIDFGIINGKTVFLSSYAGGLFTKISYNTDKTLKKTFGKVAYYINGLGELTNIKTFDLDIVLDGNEKVKEKAILYAILNGKSVGGFENVIDEASMNDGFMDILIVKNIDNPLDIPKILIDLMNSNLTNNDYIRTLQAKKCKIKKVTEEIDVSIDGEEGENVDVTIEFISGKLKVFC, translated from the coding sequence ATGAAAAAATTAAAAAAGGCTATTTTGGTTTACAATCCAAAATCTGGTAATGCCAATACAATTTTAAATAATTTTGACTTAATTACGACAAAATTGCTGGAAAAAGAGATTACTTTGACACTTTACAGCATAAATGAAGATTATGACTTATTTACGAAAATTTTACAAAATGAAAAATATGACATTTTGATTTTATCAGGCGGAGATGGAACGTTAAGCCGTTGTTTAAGCGAACTTTATTGTAAAAATATCGAATTTCCAGAAGTTGCAATATTTCCGACAGGAACATCAAACGACTTTGCAAAAGCATTGAAAATAGAAGAAAATATCGAAAACTGGATAGAGAAAATTACTAAAAAAACTGCTAAAAACATTGATTTTGGAATAATCAATGGAAAAACTGTGTTCTTGTCTTCGTATGCTGGCGGATTATTTACCAAAATTTCCTACAATACAGACAAGACACTGAAAAAGACATTTGGGAAAGTTGCCTATTACATAAATGGACTTGGAGAACTTACAAATATAAAGACTTTTGACTTGGATATTGTGCTGGATGGAAATGAGAAAGTGAAGGAAAAGGCTATTTTGTATGCAATTCTGAATGGAAAAAGTGTCGGTGGATTTGAAAATGTAATTGATGAAGCCAGTATGAATGATGGATTTATGGATATTCTAATTGTAAAAAACATTGACAACCCGCTGGATATTCCAAAAATCCTAATCGACTTAATGAACAGCAACCTAACAAACAACGATTACATCCGAACTTTACAAGCCAAAAAATGCAAAATAAAAAAAGTTACAGAAGAAATTGACGTAAGCATTGATGGAGAAGAAGGGGAAAATGTGGATGTAACAATTGAATTTATTAGTGGAAAATTAAAAGTTTTTTGTTAA
- the recJ gene encoding single-stranded-DNA-specific exonuclease RecJ yields MRNTKWATKTIPNPRQEREYIEKDNNQKSDEKTKKLKKTKTKKQNFENTNLSSVIDNDILKILYSRGITTEKEVREFLNPKLENIQNPYGLQDMEKTILEIEKAIKEQKNIWIYGDYDVDGITSTSILYMALKELGAENVNYYIPIRDEGYGLNNEALKKIKESGADLVITVDCGITAFPEVEFANSINLPIIITDHHNLHGDKVPDAITVVNPKRPENEFSFEFLAGVGTIFMVILCFYERIGKKAKAYKYLDLVAIGTVADIVPLVEENRILTKFGLEQLSRSKNKGLRFLLYKLFSMQNSDFNEKTEYNSYDVGFIIAPVFNAAGRLKDAKMVVKLLISDNDREIEIIVKELINKNFERKELQNEIVEKVEKHIEESDLKEDYVIVDYSPEYHHGVIGIAASKIVDKYYKPAIIIEVKEDEGIAVGSCRSIGNFNILEALQSMPELFVKFGGHSGAAGFTIGIKNLELFKKKINKFAKTKLREEDFVKIIEIDKQIPIQKVSYEFFQIIELLKPFGFGNPMPTFRTNNVLFENIKFIGENKNHIMFDIKQKGFFNKNAVWFNSGEYFKELNENLFYDIVYKLKTEMFQDRYYTKVYVEDVKVSQLKDDTLSYYHSLFNTSFPMKSVFYTNIELEMEKKITMKMEFDQVSLFQGRKFVGRLDYSVSNLLILLSRYYNWNFSVKIEDVKQVSNHNIVNILIKRDYNFKCYDHTQIGVFKKIKEFLIGKMEYNSQTKGLLAQFFKQNKNLIIKNIFDENEKYKYKMSNFENFLLTVGIYYKKMTDKKSQIVISSDKKPIFNNFIKSYFDINEEYSENDYPFTLFYNYKDIEELKNIIKTDFSMQNEINYEIEENSQNLEVNEEPKQLEYKKVEKIEFKNNENVENSENIVENQQEKLENSSQIEKQEVEKRFCIIVNSDDFMIKTDNLGKNNIEEINSQIEVPQNITFLENSTKKERKNAKNIFVGYLPIEEKIKLKKLLLNGEKIYSDYSVNEIL; encoded by the coding sequence ATGAGAAATACTAAATGGGCAACAAAAACTATTCCTAATCCACGACAGGAGAGGGAATACATTGAAAAGGACAACAATCAAAAAAGTGATGAAAAAACAAAAAAATTGAAAAAAACTAAGACTAAAAAACAGAACTTTGAAAATACAAATTTGAGTTCGGTAATTGATAATGATATTTTGAAAATACTTTATTCAAGGGGGATAACGACAGAAAAGGAAGTAAGGGAGTTCTTAAATCCGAAACTTGAAAATATTCAGAATCCTTATGGATTGCAGGATATGGAAAAGACAATTTTGGAAATTGAAAAGGCAATAAAGGAACAGAAAAATATTTGGATATACGGGGATTATGATGTGGATGGGATTACTTCGACATCTATTTTGTATATGGCGTTAAAGGAGCTTGGGGCGGAAAATGTGAATTATTATATTCCGATTCGGGATGAAGGGTATGGGCTGAATAATGAGGCATTGAAGAAAATAAAGGAATCTGGGGCGGACTTGGTAATTACTGTGGATTGTGGAATCACGGCGTTTCCTGAAGTGGAGTTTGCAAATTCTATAAACTTGCCGATAATTATTACGGATCATCACAATTTACATGGGGATAAAGTTCCAGACGCTATTACGGTTGTGAATCCAAAACGTCCTGAAAATGAATTTTCCTTTGAATTTCTAGCGGGAGTTGGGACTATTTTTATGGTAATTCTTTGTTTTTATGAAAGAATTGGGAAAAAGGCAAAAGCATATAAATATCTAGATTTAGTAGCAATTGGTACAGTTGCCGATATTGTGCCGCTGGTGGAAGAAAACAGGATTTTGACAAAATTTGGGCTGGAGCAGCTTAGCCGTTCTAAAAATAAGGGGCTTAGATTTTTACTGTATAAATTATTTAGTATGCAAAATTCAGATTTTAATGAGAAAACTGAGTATAATTCGTATGATGTGGGTTTTATCATAGCACCTGTCTTTAATGCGGCTGGAAGGCTTAAAGATGCAAAAATGGTGGTAAAATTGCTAATTTCGGATAATGACAGGGAAATTGAGATAATCGTAAAGGAATTGATTAATAAAAATTTTGAGCGTAAAGAGTTACAGAATGAAATCGTGGAAAAAGTAGAAAAACACATTGAAGAAAGTGATTTGAAGGAAGATTATGTGATAGTAGACTATTCGCCTGAATATCATCACGGTGTAATTGGTATAGCGGCTTCCAAAATTGTGGATAAATATTACAAGCCTGCGATTATCATTGAAGTGAAGGAAGATGAAGGAATAGCGGTTGGATCGTGCCGAAGCATTGGGAACTTTAATATTTTGGAAGCATTGCAGTCAATGCCTGAACTTTTTGTAAAGTTTGGGGGACATTCTGGAGCGGCTGGATTTACGATTGGAATAAAAAATTTGGAATTATTTAAGAAAAAAATAAATAAATTTGCAAAAACAAAATTAAGGGAAGAGGATTTTGTAAAAATAATAGAAATTGACAAGCAAATCCCAATTCAAAAGGTTTCCTACGAATTTTTCCAAATAATAGAACTGTTAAAGCCATTTGGTTTTGGAAATCCAATGCCGACTTTTAGGACAAATAACGTACTTTTTGAAAATATAAAGTTCATTGGAGAAAATAAAAATCATATAATGTTTGACATAAAGCAAAAAGGATTTTTTAATAAAAATGCTGTCTGGTTTAATTCTGGCGAATATTTTAAAGAGCTGAACGAGAATTTGTTTTACGATATTGTTTATAAATTAAAGACAGAAATGTTTCAAGACAGATATTACACAAAAGTGTATGTTGAGGATGTGAAAGTATCGCAGTTGAAGGATGACACTTTGTCTTATTATCATTCGCTTTTTAACACATCTTTTCCGATGAAGTCAGTATTTTACACAAATATTGAGCTGGAAATGGAAAAGAAAATTACAATGAAAATGGAATTTGATCAGGTTTCACTTTTTCAAGGAAGAAAGTTCGTTGGACGGCTTGATTACAGTGTTTCCAACTTGTTAATTCTGTTAAGTCGTTATTATAACTGGAATTTTAGTGTAAAAATTGAGGATGTGAAGCAGGTTTCAAACCATAATATCGTAAATATATTGATAAAAAGGGATTATAATTTCAAGTGTTATGATCACACGCAAATTGGCGTTTTTAAGAAAATAAAAGAATTTCTTATTGGAAAAATGGAGTATAATTCACAGACTAAAGGATTGCTGGCACAGTTTTTTAAGCAAAATAAAAACTTGATTATAAAAAATATTTTTGACGAAAATGAAAAATATAAATACAAAATGTCAAATTTTGAAAACTTTTTACTGACAGTTGGAATTTATTATAAAAAAATGACTGATAAAAAAAGTCAAATTGTAATAAGTTCAGATAAAAAGCCAATTTTTAACAATTTTATAAAATCATATTTTGATATAAATGAAGAATATTCTGAAAATGACTATCCGTTTACATTGTTTTATAATTACAAAGATATAGAAGAGCTGAAAAATATTATAAAAACTGATTTTTCAATGCAAAATGAAATCAATTATGAAATTGAGGAAAATAGCCAAAATCTTGAAGTTAATGAAGAGCCAAAACAGCTGGAATACAAGAAAGTTGAAAAAATAGAGTTTAAAAATAATGAGAATGTGGAAAACTCAGAAAATATTGTGGAAAATCAGCAGGAAAAACTTGAAAATTCAAGTCAAATTGAAAAGCAGGAAGTAGAAAAAAGATTTTGCATAATTGTAAATTCTGATGATTTTATGATAAAAACGGATAATTTAGGCAAAAATAATATTGAGGAAATAAATTCTCAAATTGAAGTACCGCAAAATATAACATTTTTGGAAAATTCTACGAAAAAGGAAAGAAAAAATGCAAAAAATATTTTTGTGGGATATTTGCCAATTGAGGAAAAAATTAAGTTGAAAAAGTTGCTTTTGAATGGGGAAAAGATTTACTCTGATTATTCGGTTAATGAGATTTTGTAA
- the nifJ gene encoding pyruvate:ferredoxin (flavodoxin) oxidoreductase has protein sequence MTKNMKTMDGNQAAAHIAYAFTEVAGIYPITPSSTMSELVDQWASYGKENLFGMPVKVVEMQSEAGAAGIVHGSLQTGALTTTFTASQGLLLKIPNMYKISGELLPGVMHVAARAISTQALSIFGDHQDIYAARMTGWAMLSTSSVQEVMDLAGIAHLAAIKSRVPIMHFFDGFRTSHEINKIEVMDYEFLESLLDKKAVQEFRERALNPENPVTRGTAQNDDIYFQAREAQNKFYEAVPDIVNDYMKKISEKTGRNYAPFVYYGSETAERVIIAMGSVNETIKEVVDYLNKNGENVGALNVHLYRPFSSKYFFDAMPKSVKKIAVLDRTKEPGALGEPLYMDVKALYYGRENAPEIVGGRYGLSSKDTSPEQIVAVFKNLAQKEPKNNFTIGIIDDVTFTSLALEDEVFTGNEDVKGCLFFGLGSDGTVGANKNSIKIIGDKTDLYAQGYFAYDSKKSGGVTRSHLRFSKKPIRSTYLVKKPNFVACSVPAYLGKYDMISGLREGGIFLLNTIWDKEKLIKYVPNEIKRELARKKAKFYLINATEIAKEIGLGNRTNTIMQSAFFYLSEVIPHDEAKEYMKEYAEKSYGRKGQDIVQKNWDAIDRGIEGLDEVEVLPEWADLEVDEKIIDDAKPEFVKKVADPINHMKGEELPVSTFLGREDGTFEHGTTHYEKRGIADEVPEWQPDMCIQCNQCAYVCPHAVIRPFLIDEEEMAKAPEGMPTIKALGRGMNDLNYKIQVSPLDCTGCSACVDVCPAPRGKAIIMKPIQSQIERNEIEYTDYLFNNVSYKDKILGKNTVKGSQFAKPLFEFSGACAGCGETPYIKLVTQLFGERMIVANATGCSSIYGASAPSTPYTTAESGCGPAWASSLFEDNAEYGYGMFQAVNTIRHRILKRMDEIKADVSTELSDLFILFAENFDDGDKTTEIRDELVALMEKENSGNTNEKVKSNIAEILELKQYLIKKSIWMFGGDGWAYDIGFGGLDHVLASGDDVNILVLDTEVYSNTGGQASKSSRAGAVAKFAASGKPAKKKDLAAILMTYGNIYVAKVSMGANQNQTLKAIREAEAYPGPSIIIAYSPCIEHGIKAGMGKFQTEEKLATEVGYWPIFRYDPRLAEKGKNPLQLDTRNPAWDKYEDFLLGERRYATLAAEFPEKAKELLEANLKNAKDNWNYYKRMAAMDYSVEE, from the coding sequence ATGACAAAAAATATGAAAACAATGGATGGTAACCAGGCTGCTGCTCATATAGCATATGCGTTTACAGAGGTTGCGGGAATTTATCCGATTACTCCGTCGTCAACTATGTCAGAGCTTGTAGATCAATGGGCATCATACGGAAAGGAAAATTTATTTGGAATGCCGGTAAAGGTTGTGGAAATGCAATCAGAAGCTGGAGCTGCAGGGATTGTACACGGATCGCTTCAGACAGGGGCTTTGACTACGACGTTTACTGCTTCTCAAGGATTGTTATTAAAAATACCTAATATGTATAAAATATCTGGGGAATTGCTGCCAGGGGTAATGCATGTTGCGGCAAGGGCAATTTCTACACAGGCGTTATCAATATTTGGAGATCATCAGGATATTTATGCGGCTAGAATGACAGGATGGGCTATGCTTTCGACAAGTTCGGTTCAGGAAGTTATGGATCTGGCTGGAATTGCACATTTGGCGGCAATTAAGTCGAGAGTACCTATTATGCACTTTTTTGATGGATTTAGGACTTCGCATGAGATAAATAAGATAGAAGTTATGGATTATGAATTTTTGGAGAGTCTGCTTGATAAAAAAGCTGTGCAGGAATTTAGAGAAAGAGCCTTAAATCCAGAAAATCCTGTAACAAGAGGAACAGCTCAAAATGATGATATTTATTTTCAGGCAAGAGAAGCCCAAAATAAATTTTATGAAGCTGTACCTGATATTGTAAATGACTATATGAAAAAGATTAGTGAAAAGACTGGACGGAATTATGCACCTTTTGTTTATTATGGCTCAGAGACTGCTGAAAGAGTTATTATTGCAATGGGTTCTGTAAATGAAACAATCAAGGAGGTTGTGGATTATCTTAATAAAAATGGCGAAAATGTGGGAGCATTGAATGTTCATTTATATCGTCCATTTTCTAGCAAGTATTTTTTTGATGCAATGCCGAAAAGCGTTAAAAAGATTGCTGTGCTTGACAGGACAAAGGAGCCTGGAGCATTGGGAGAGCCATTATATATGGATGTAAAGGCACTTTACTATGGAAGGGAAAATGCACCTGAAATTGTTGGTGGAAGATATGGATTGTCATCAAAGGATACATCTCCTGAACAAATTGTGGCAGTATTTAAAAATCTTGCACAAAAGGAACCTAAAAACAACTTTACAATCGGAATTATTGATGATGTTACATTTACATCTCTGGCACTGGAAGATGAAGTGTTTACTGGAAATGAGGATGTGAAAGGTTGCCTGTTTTTTGGACTTGGTTCGGATGGGACAGTTGGGGCAAATAAAAATTCGATAAAAATTATTGGAGATAAGACAGACTTGTATGCACAAGGTTATTTCGCATACGATTCTAAAAAATCAGGGGGAGTAACACGTTCGCATTTGAGATTTAGCAAAAAGCCGATACGTTCGACTTATCTGGTAAAAAAACCTAATTTTGTTGCCTGTTCAGTGCCTGCGTATCTGGGAAAGTACGATATGATTTCAGGCTTGCGGGAAGGTGGAATATTTTTACTGAATACAATATGGGATAAGGAAAAATTAATAAAATATGTTCCGAATGAGATAAAAAGGGAACTGGCACGTAAAAAAGCTAAATTTTATCTTATAAATGCAACAGAAATCGCAAAGGAAATTGGGCTTGGAAATAGAACAAACACTATTATGCAGTCTGCCTTTTTCTATTTGTCTGAGGTAATTCCTCATGATGAGGCAAAGGAATATATGAAAGAATATGCTGAAAAAAGTTATGGAAGAAAAGGACAGGATATTGTGCAGAAAAACTGGGATGCGATTGACAGGGGAATTGAAGGGCTGGACGAAGTTGAAGTATTACCAGAATGGGCAGATCTTGAAGTTGATGAAAAAATCATTGACGATGCAAAGCCTGAATTTGTAAAAAAGGTTGCTGATCCGATTAACCATATGAAAGGTGAAGAATTGCCAGTTTCAACATTTTTAGGACGTGAAGACGGAACATTTGAACATGGAACTACACATTATGAAAAAAGGGGGATTGCTGATGAAGTGCCAGAATGGCAGCCCGATATGTGTATTCAGTGTAACCAATGTGCTTATGTGTGCCCACACGCTGTAATTCGTCCTTTCTTGATTGACGAGGAAGAAATGGCAAAAGCTCCAGAAGGAATGCCGACAATAAAGGCATTGGGACGTGGAATGAACGACTTGAACTATAAAATTCAAGTATCACCACTGGACTGTACAGGATGTAGTGCCTGTGTAGATGTATGTCCTGCTCCTCGTGGAAAAGCCATCATTATGAAACCAATTCAATCTCAAATTGAAAGAAACGAAATTGAATACACAGATTACTTATTTAACAATGTTTCATACAAAGATAAAATTTTAGGGAAAAATACTGTAAAAGGCTCACAATTTGCAAAACCACTGTTTGAATTTTCGGGAGCGTGTGCAGGCTGTGGAGAAACACCTTATATTAAATTGGTAACACAGTTATTCGGAGAACGTATGATTGTGGCAAATGCGACAGGATGTTCTTCAATTTATGGAGCGTCTGCACCGTCAACACCTTATACAACTGCTGAAAGCGGCTGCGGGCCTGCATGGGCTTCTTCATTGTTTGAAGACAATGCTGAATATGGATACGGGATGTTTCAGGCTGTAAACACAATTCGGCACAGAATTTTAAAAAGAATGGATGAAATAAAGGCTGATGTTTCAACGGAACTTTCTGATTTGTTCATTTTATTTGCAGAAAACTTTGATGATGGGGACAAAACAACAGAAATACGTGATGAACTGGTAGCTTTAATGGAAAAGGAAAATTCTGGGAATACAAACGAAAAAGTAAAAAGTAATATAGCTGAAATATTGGAATTGAAACAGTATCTAATCAAAAAATCTATCTGGATGTTTGGTGGAGATGGTTGGGCTTACGACATTGGATTTGGCGGGCTTGATCACGTGCTGGCTTCTGGAGATGATGTTAATATTCTTGTACTTGATACTGAAGTTTACTCAAATACAGGAGGACAGGCTTCAAAATCTTCAAGAGCAGGAGCAGTTGCAAAATTTGCAGCATCAGGAAAACCAGCAAAGAAAAAAGACTTAGCCGCAATACTGATGACTTACGGAAATATCTATGTTGCCAAAGTGTCAATGGGTGCAAATCAGAACCAGACACTAAAAGCAATAAGAGAAGCCGAGGCTTATCCAGGGCCATCAATAATAATTGCTTATTCACCTTGTATAGAGCATGGAATAAAAGCTGGCATGGGTAAATTCCAGACGGAAGAAAAATTGGCAACAGAAGTAGGATATTGGCCAATTTTCAGATACGATCCAAGACTCGCTGAAAAAGGGAAAAATCCGCTGCAGTTAGATACACGAAATCCCGCTTGGGACAAGTACGAAGATTTCCTGCTGGGAGAACGAAGATATGCAACCCTAGCCGCAGAGTTCCCTGAAAAAGCAAAAGAATTACTGGAAGCAAACCTAAAGAATGCCAAAGACAACTGGAATTACTACAAACGAATGGCAGCAATGGATTATTCAGTAGAAGAATAA
- a CDS encoding RsiV family protein, protein MRKLTLLFMTLVLFNLSFAKEKIDTTFTFQGFSPTSKSIVKTAQRTKVLGKSRISYPTFLGGNSDVIKNMNATMNKFISGYKSTKHISYTGTYEVTASNSTYLSVLFTINLIDTDTGQKTKLYNAISYNLKNGRPLQLKDLFTNGFNEELKGVINNRFKQFGLPQIDNFDAIAKNQNFYLQNDSLVLFYNKGEASNFADGEVFIPFLLTDLIGILK, encoded by the coding sequence ATGAGAAAATTAACATTGCTCTTTATGACATTGGTTTTATTTAATCTGTCATTTGCAAAAGAAAAAATTGACACAACTTTTACATTCCAAGGATTTTCCCCAACATCTAAAAGTATTGTGAAAACTGCCCAAAGAACAAAAGTTTTAGGAAAATCAAGAATTTCCTATCCAACATTTTTAGGTGGAAATTCAGATGTCATTAAAAATATGAACGCAACTATGAACAAGTTTATTTCAGGCTATAAATCTACAAAACACATTAGTTATACTGGTACTTATGAAGTTACAGCCAGCAACAGCACATATTTAAGTGTCTTATTCACAATTAATCTTATAGACACTGATACAGGGCAAAAAACAAAACTTTATAATGCAATTTCATATAACTTAAAAAATGGAAGACCATTACAGCTTAAAGATTTGTTCACAAACGGATTTAATGAAGAGTTAAAAGGAGTTATTAATAACAGATTCAAACAATTCGGATTGCCGCAAATAGATAACTTTGATGCAATTGCAAAAAATCAGAACTTCTATCTACAAAATGACTCTTTAGTATTATTCTACAATAAAGGTGAGGCTTCAAATTTTGCTGATGGTGAAGTATTTATTCCATTCCTGTTGACAGATTTAATTGGAATCTTAAAATAA